Proteins from a genomic interval of Ptychodera flava strain L36383 chromosome 7, AS_Pfla_20210202, whole genome shotgun sequence:
- the LOC139137506 gene encoding organic cation transporter protein-like, producing MDFDEILVFLGDFGPYQRRLFLINSAILFTVPLITFGQVFMSADVAFACQTNMHYGDQQNGTSFETVATSQSECYFFEYGQDDRPIGAKSFMNSSHMHLYINETLPRNSSGAVHRQCSSWTYDLTQYKSTTVTEWDLVCDRKWLRELAQSAVYAGMVIGCIVFGSISDRYGRWMSISSCLLLQSVFCFISAVSPYLAMYIVCQFAIGCTYPGVFLAPFAYVLEWTGHSKRSAVGNLLALMYVCGHMTFALLAYFIRHWRILQVAIALPQVALLVVYMFRVVPESPRWLLTQGHVQEADVIIRKAVRMNRATLPNSYFVFTRTFSNNLEKRSCARKEENWSMARRAEKHSLADLFKTTKLRNVTLIICVNAFAVTMCYFGLSIFSTSLAGDAYVNFFLSGVVEVPSILVCVYIINRWGRTRPIAIFNIVSGVSCFICPFPPADWQYLSTAFGMIGKLGAAAAFWSIYIYEAELFPTVVSNMAIGLSILIARVSTSVIPFTRLLADIWPPFPYVIIGTLTAISGTFFLIAPETLNRPLPATVEDFEEMHGNGKRSAVTGKGCTDVISRKLEYSLKELDVDVECYL from the exons ATGGATTTCGATGAAATTCTTGTTTTCCTCGGTGACTTTGGTCCCTACCAGAGGCGCTTGTTTCTCATCAATTCGGCGATCTTGTTCACTGTCCCGTTAATAACGTTTGGACAGGTCTTCATGAGTGCGGATGTTGCCTTTGCGTGCCAGACAAATATGCACTACGGTGATCAACAGAATGGAACGTCCTTCGAAACTGTGGCTACCAGTCAAAGCGaatgttacttttttgagtATGGACAGGATGACAGACCGATCGGTGCGAAATCATTCATGAACAGCTCCCATATGCACTTGTACATCAATGAAACGTTACCACGAAACAGCAGCGGAGCAGTGCATCGGCAATGTAGCAGTTGGACGTACGATTTGACACAGTACAAGTCCACCACAGTAACCGAG TGGGACCTGGTATGTGACAGAAAATGGCTGAGGGAACTAGCGCAGTCTGCAGTCTACGCTGGAATGGTGATCGGCTGTATCGTATTTGGCAGTATATCTGACAG aTATGGCAGATGGATGTCCATCTCCTCATGCCTGCTTCTGCAGAGCGTCTTCTGTTTCATATCGGCTGTATCGCCCTATCTGGCCATGTATATCGTTTGTCAGTTTGCTATTGGCTGCACCTACCCAGGCGTGTTCTTGGCGCCGTTTGCATACG TGCTCGAATGGACTGGGCATTCGAAACGATCGGCAGTCGGAAACTTATTGGCGCTCATGTATGTTtgtggtcacatgacctttgcCCTACTTGCCTATTTCATTCGACATTGGCGAATCTTACAAGTAGCTATCGCTTTACCCCAGGTGGCGTTACTGGTTGTGTACATGTTCAG AGTCGTTCCCGAGTCACCAAGATGGCTGCTGACACAGGGTCATGTGCAAGAGGCTGATGTGATCATTCGCAAAGCCGTGCGAATGAACCGTGCGACATTACCAAACTCTTATTTTGTATTCACCAGGACATTCTCGAAT AATCTCGAGAAAAGAAGCTGCGCTAGGAAAGAAGAAAACTGGTCGATGGCACGCAGGGCAGAAAAACATAGCTTAGCAGATTTATTCAAGACGACGAAACTTCGAAATGTCACCTTGATCATTTGTGTCAATGC ttttgcagTGACCATGTGCTACTTTGGGTTAtctattttttcaacatcgctgGCTGGGGATGCATACGTCAACTTCTTTCTCTCCGGCGTAGTCGAAGTTCCATCCATCCTTGTTTGTGTATACATTATCAACCGGTGGGGGCGAACTAGACCAATAGCCATATTCAATATCGTGAGCGGTGTATCGTGTTTCATCTGTCCGTTCCCTCCGGCAG ATTGGCAGTATCTTTCTACAGCGTTTGGCATGATCGGCAAACTCGGTGCTGCGGCCGCCTTCTGGTCAATTTACATCTACGAGGCTGAACTCTTTCCTACTGTTGTAAG CAATATGGCTATTGGTCTTTCTATACTCATCGCCCGTGTATCAACGAGCGTCATACCATTTACTAGGCTGCTTGCAGATATTTGGCCACCTTTTCCTTACGTCATCATCGGTACCTTGACTGCAATTTCAGGAACTTTCTTTCTGATTGCCCCCGAAACCTTGAACCGCCCTCTACCGGCGACAGTGGAAGATTTTGAAGAAATGCATGG AAACGGAAAGAGAAGCGCTGTAACTGGAAAAGGTTGCACTGACGTGATCTCACGAAAGCTGGAATACTCCTTAAAAGAGCTGGACGTTGACGTGGAGTGTTATCTCTGA